From the genome of Vulpes lagopus strain Blue_001 chromosome 2, ASM1834538v1, whole genome shotgun sequence, one region includes:
- the PDCD1LG2 gene encoding programmed cell death 1 ligand 2 isoform X3: protein MFLLLLILSLGMQLHQTSALFTVTVPKELYTVDSGSNVTLECHFDTGDPVELRDLKASLQKMENNTSLHSERATLLGEQLRLGKALFHIPQVQVADAGQYRCLILYGVAWDYKYLTLKVKASYKKINTHFLRIPGLDEVELTCQAEGYPLAEVFWPNVSAPANTSHTKTSQGLYQVTSVLRLKAHLRGNVSCVFWNANVKESTSAVIDPHGGNEPDTSSNWLLHVVIPSIIIVLIFITTMIALRKQLFQKLCFKKNTTKNSITTLRREVDGAI, encoded by the exons CTCTATTCACAGTGACGGTCCCTAAGGAACTGTACACAGTAGACTCTGGCAGCAATGTGACCCTGGAATGTCACTTTGACACTGGAGATCCCGTGGAACTCAGAGACTTAAAGGCCAGTTTGCAGAAGATGGAAAACAATACATCCTTGCACAGTGAGAGAGCCACCTTGCTGGGGGAGCAGCTGCGCCTGGGGAAGGCCTTATTCCATATCCCTCAAGTCCAAGTGGCGGATGCAGGGCAGTATCGCTGCCTCATCCTCTATGGAGTCGCCTGGGACTACAAATATCTGACTCTGAAAGTCAAAG CTTCctacaagaaaataaacactCATTTCCTCAGGATCCCAGGGCTGGACGAGGTAGAGCTCACGTGCCAGGCCGAAGGCTATCCCCTGGCAGAGGTGTTCTGGCCAAACGTCAGCGCCCCTGCCAACACCAGCCACACCAAGACCTCCCAAGGCCTCTACCAGGTCACTAGCGTCCTGCGCCTCAAGGCGCACCTGCGTGGGAACGTCAGCTGTGTGTTCTGGAATGCTAACGTGAAGGAAAGTACTTCAGCCGTCATTGACCCTCATG GTGGCAATGAACCTGATACCTCTTCAAACTGGCTGCTTCATGTTGTCATCCCTTCCATCATCATTGTTTTGATATTCATAACTACAATGATAGCCCTAAGAAAACAGCTCTTCCAaaagctttgttttaaaaaaa ACACAACAAAAAACTCTATCACCACCCTAAGGAGGGAAGTGGACGGAGCT ATTTGA